One Phenylobacterium hankyongense DNA segment encodes these proteins:
- a CDS encoding lytic murein transglycosylase has translation MRRRYILLLLYALAGCATPAGRPIPTPVAPRPSAPAPEPPAAAGPIRPPTASGDMVFDAWAADFYGRAVKAGVSPALLDRELAGLTPDPRVAALDTRQPEFSKPISDYVRGVVTDGRAAIGQAKRTEVPRLDGIEQTYGVPREILLGVWAMESGFGAIQGDFDVIRSMATLAAQGRRRQFAEDQLIAALKLIGSGEVTRAQLRGSWAGAMGQTQFIPTTFASTAVDGDGDGRRDIWGSSADALASAANLLKAGGWTPGQDWAREVTVPADFDFSQTEGPKLTPVQWGAMGVRRADGLPWSPANQDVPAQLSAPAGASGPLFLLFPNHFAIRKYNNSLAYALAVGLLADRFSGRGDLVRPWPQETALALVDRMTAQRALASLGFDPGAPDGVVGLNTRTALRAWQKARGLTADGYLSMDMVQKLKAEAGAS, from the coding sequence ATGCGTCGTCGATACATTCTGCTCCTGCTTTACGCCCTGGCGGGCTGCGCCACCCCGGCCGGCCGGCCGATCCCGACGCCTGTGGCGCCGAGGCCCAGCGCGCCCGCGCCCGAGCCGCCGGCGGCGGCGGGGCCGATCCGGCCGCCCACCGCGTCCGGGGACATGGTGTTCGACGCCTGGGCGGCGGACTTCTATGGCCGGGCGGTGAAGGCGGGGGTTTCGCCGGCGCTGCTGGACCGCGAACTGGCGGGCCTGACCCCCGATCCGCGGGTCGCCGCCCTCGACACCCGCCAGCCGGAATTCTCCAAGCCGATCTCCGACTACGTCAGGGGCGTGGTCACCGACGGCCGCGCCGCGATCGGCCAGGCCAAGCGCACCGAGGTCCCCCGGCTGGACGGCATCGAGCAGACCTACGGCGTCCCGCGCGAGATCCTGCTGGGCGTCTGGGCGATGGAGAGCGGGTTCGGCGCGATCCAGGGCGACTTCGACGTCATCCGCTCCATGGCCACCCTGGCCGCCCAGGGCCGCCGGCGGCAGTTCGCCGAGGACCAGCTGATCGCCGCCCTGAAGCTGATCGGCTCGGGCGAGGTGACGCGGGCCCAGCTGCGCGGGTCCTGGGCCGGCGCCATGGGCCAGACCCAGTTCATCCCCACCACCTTCGCCTCGACCGCGGTGGACGGCGACGGCGACGGCCGGCGCGACATCTGGGGCTCCAGCGCCGATGCGCTGGCCTCGGCGGCCAACCTGCTGAAGGCCGGCGGCTGGACGCCCGGGCAGGACTGGGCGCGCGAAGTGACCGTGCCCGCCGACTTCGACTTCAGCCAGACCGAGGGCCCGAAGCTGACGCCCGTGCAGTGGGGGGCGATGGGCGTGCGGCGCGCCGACGGCCTGCCGTGGTCGCCGGCCAACCAGGACGTCCCGGCGCAGCTGTCGGCGCCGGCCGGCGCCTCGGGGCCGTTGTTCCTGCTGTTCCCCAACCACTTCGCGATCCGCAAGTACAACAATTCGCTGGCCTATGCGCTGGCCGTGGGCCTGCTGGCCGACCGCTTCTCCGGCCGCGGCGACCTGGTCCGTCCCTGGCCGCAGGAGACCGCGCTGGCGCTGGTGGACCGGATGACCGCCCAGCGGGCGCTGGCGTCCCTGGGCTTCGATCCGGGCGCGCCCGACGGCGTCGTGGGCCTGAACACCCGCACCGCGCTGCGCGCCTGGCAGAAGGCGCGCGGCCTGACCGCCGACGGCTATCTCTCGATGGACATGGTCCAGAAGCTGAAGGCCGAGGCCGGAGCCTCCTAG
- a CDS encoding PQQ-dependent dehydrogenase, methanol/ethanol family produces the protein MRITKLALALACVASLAACQKPMGQKQAGPGRVDAQRLQAADANGEWLSYGKGYSEQRFSPLTQVDARTVPQLGLAWYAQFDTNRGQEATPLMVDGVLYTTTAWSKVYAFDAATGKPRWSFDPKVEGAKGFDACCDVVNRGVAVWKGRVYVGTLDGRLIALDAGTGQPVWSVQTTDNSKPYTITGAPRVIKDKVLIGNGGAEYGVRGYVTAYDAATGHQIWRFYTAPNPTGAPDGAASDKIMAQKVNATWSGGVWKQSGGGATVWDGMAYDPALDIVYLGVGNGAPWNHLKRSGGKGDNLFVSSILALKPDTGEYVWHYQTTPGESWDYTATQPIMLADLNVGGKPRKVLMQAPKNGFFYVLDRATGELLSAKNYVPVSWATGVDMKTGRPIENPAARYANGPSLQMPAPFGGHNWHPMAFSPKTGLVYIPAQSVPFAYVDDKTFRYRPGAWNTGTDFLANAAPMTPAQQAALVSQIKGMLIAWDPVRQKAVWTVQHPYFWNAGVLATGGGLVFQGAAEGQFDAYDAASGTKLWSYKTGNGVIAAPMTYELNGAQYVAVMVGEGGAGEISSPALMPQRPRLPGRLLVFKLGGKAVAPDYVTPAQPTVDLSKVNSTGAVQNGFVVFNQNCQVCHGPNATGAWLPDLKRSPMIATPEDFRSVVMEGARAHNGMASFARFLNAGEVEDIRAYLISLAKGAPTPAVESAKGGPGVGPK, from the coding sequence ATGAGGATCACCAAGCTGGCGCTGGCGCTTGCCTGCGTGGCGAGCCTGGCGGCGTGCCAGAAGCCGATGGGCCAGAAACAGGCGGGCCCGGGCCGGGTGGACGCCCAGCGGCTGCAGGCCGCCGACGCCAACGGCGAGTGGCTGTCCTACGGCAAGGGCTACTCCGAACAGCGGTTCAGCCCGCTGACCCAGGTCGACGCCAGGACCGTCCCGCAGCTGGGGCTGGCCTGGTACGCCCAGTTCGACACCAACCGCGGCCAGGAAGCCACGCCGCTGATGGTCGACGGGGTGCTCTACACCACCACCGCCTGGTCGAAGGTCTATGCGTTCGACGCCGCCACCGGCAAGCCGAGGTGGTCCTTCGACCCGAAGGTCGAGGGCGCCAAGGGCTTCGACGCCTGCTGCGACGTGGTCAACCGCGGGGTCGCGGTGTGGAAGGGCCGGGTCTATGTCGGCACGCTGGACGGGCGGCTGATCGCGCTGGACGCCGGGACCGGCCAGCCGGTCTGGTCCGTGCAGACCACCGACAACTCCAAGCCCTACACGATCACCGGCGCGCCGCGGGTCATCAAGGACAAGGTGCTGATCGGCAACGGCGGCGCCGAATACGGCGTGCGCGGCTACGTCACCGCCTATGACGCCGCCACCGGGCACCAGATCTGGCGGTTCTACACCGCGCCCAACCCGACCGGCGCGCCGGACGGCGCGGCCTCGGACAAGATCATGGCCCAGAAGGTCAACGCCACCTGGTCCGGCGGGGTCTGGAAGCAGTCCGGCGGCGGGGCCACCGTCTGGGACGGCATGGCCTACGACCCGGCGCTGGACATCGTCTACCTCGGCGTCGGCAACGGCGCGCCGTGGAACCACCTGAAGCGGTCCGGCGGCAAGGGCGACAACCTGTTCGTATCCTCGATCCTGGCGCTGAAGCCGGACACCGGGGAATACGTCTGGCACTACCAGACGACGCCGGGCGAGAGCTGGGACTACACCGCCACCCAGCCGATCATGCTGGCCGACCTCAACGTCGGGGGGAAGCCGCGCAAGGTGCTGATGCAGGCGCCGAAGAACGGCTTCTTCTATGTGCTCGACCGGGCGACCGGCGAGCTGCTGTCGGCCAAGAACTACGTGCCGGTCAGCTGGGCCACCGGCGTCGACATGAAGACCGGCCGGCCGATCGAGAACCCGGCCGCCCGCTACGCCAACGGCCCGTCCCTGCAGATGCCGGCGCCGTTCGGCGGCCACAACTGGCACCCGATGGCCTTCAGCCCGAAGACCGGCCTGGTCTACATCCCGGCCCAGTCGGTGCCGTTCGCCTATGTGGACGACAAGACCTTCCGCTATCGGCCGGGCGCCTGGAACACCGGCACCGATTTCCTGGCCAACGCCGCGCCGATGACGCCGGCCCAGCAGGCGGCGCTGGTCTCCCAGATCAAGGGCATGCTGATCGCCTGGGATCCCGTGCGGCAGAAGGCGGTCTGGACCGTCCAGCACCCCTATTTCTGGAACGCCGGCGTGCTGGCGACCGGCGGGGGCCTGGTCTTCCAGGGCGCGGCCGAGGGGCAGTTCGACGCCTACGACGCCGCCAGCGGGACCAAGCTGTGGTCCTACAAGACCGGCAACGGGGTGATCGCCGCGCCGATGACCTATGAGCTGAACGGCGCCCAGTACGTGGCGGTGATGGTCGGCGAGGGCGGGGCGGGCGAGATCTCCTCGCCGGCGCTGATGCCGCAGCGGCCGCGGCTGCCCGGGCGGCTGCTGGTGTTCAAGCTCGGCGGCAAGGCCGTGGCGCCCGACTACGTGACGCCCGCGCAGCCGACCGTCGACCTGAGCAAGGTGAACTCGACCGGCGCCGTCCAGAACGGCTTCGTGGTGTTCAACCAGAACTGCCAGGTCTGCCACGGGCCGAACGCCACCGGCGCCTGGCTGCCGGACCTCAAGCGCTCGCCGATGATCGCCACCCCGGAGGACTTCCGCTCGGTGGTGATGGAGGGCGCCCGCGCCCACAACGGCATGGCCAGCTTCGCCCGCTTCCTGAACGCCGGCGAGGTCGAGGACATCCGCGCCTACCTGATCTCGCTGGCCAAGGGCGCGCCGACGCCGGCGGTGGAATCCGCCAAGGGCGGGCCGGGGGTGGGGCCGAAGTAG
- the folE gene encoding GTP cyclohydrolase I FolE: protein MSNTPKSPPTQDDAEAAVRTLIEWAGDDPDREGLLDTPARVARAYKELFSGYDTDPRAYLERTFSEVGGYDELVVLKDIRVVSFCEHHMLPFLGKAHVGYLPSHRVVGISKLARVVHGFARRLQIQEKLTAEIAEAIHDILQPKGVGVVIVSEHSCMTMRGVNTPGSRLTTSHLLGEVRDDPRTRQEFFELVRNGEH from the coding sequence ATGTCAAACACCCCGAAGAGCCCACCCACCCAGGACGACGCCGAAGCCGCCGTGCGCACCCTGATCGAATGGGCGGGCGACGACCCCGACCGCGAAGGCCTGCTCGACACCCCGGCCCGCGTGGCGCGCGCCTACAAGGAGCTGTTCTCCGGCTACGACACCGATCCGCGCGCCTACCTGGAGCGCACCTTCAGCGAGGTGGGCGGCTACGACGAGCTGGTGGTGCTGAAGGACATCCGGGTGGTGAGCTTCTGCGAGCACCACATGCTGCCGTTCCTCGGCAAGGCCCACGTCGGCTACCTGCCGTCGCACCGGGTGGTCGGCATCTCCAAGCTGGCGCGGGTGGTGCACGGCTTCGCCCGCCGGCTGCAGATCCAGGAGAAGCTCACCGCCGAGATCGCCGAGGCCATCCACGACATCCTGCAGCCCAAGGGCGTCGGCGTGGTGATCGTCTCCGAGCACAGCTGCATGACCATGCGCGGCGTCAACACGCCCGGCTCGCGGCTGACCACCAGCCACCTGCTGGGCGAGGTCCGCGACGACCCGCGCACCCGCCAGGAGTTCTTCGAGTTGGTGAGGAACGGGGAGCACTGA
- a CDS encoding HAD family hydrolase: MARALLWDIGNVIVRWDPRTLYSQVFDDPAECDRFLSQVCTMDWHLRHDLGVTFAENRAPLLARFPEYSDQIHAWETRWWEMFSGAIPETEAAIEALAARGVPQFGLSNMSHEVIDGITAMSPAFRHFGGIVISAETAVMKPDPRIYRQACERFGVAPEDVLFVDDSARNIEGARALGFDVHHFTDPAALRPALEARGLL; encoded by the coding sequence ATGGCGCGAGCGCTTCTCTGGGACATCGGCAACGTCATCGTGCGCTGGGACCCGCGCACGCTCTATTCCCAGGTCTTCGACGATCCAGCCGAGTGCGACCGGTTCCTGAGCCAGGTCTGCACCATGGACTGGCACCTGCGTCACGACCTCGGCGTCACCTTCGCCGAGAACCGCGCGCCGCTGCTCGCGCGCTTTCCCGAATATTCCGACCAGATCCACGCCTGGGAAACCCGCTGGTGGGAGATGTTCTCCGGCGCCATCCCTGAGACCGAGGCCGCCATCGAGGCGCTGGCCGCCCGCGGCGTGCCGCAGTTCGGCCTCTCCAACATGAGCCACGAGGTGATCGACGGGATCACCGCCATGAGCCCGGCCTTCCGGCATTTCGGCGGCATCGTGATCTCGGCCGAGACCGCGGTCATGAAGCCCGACCCGCGCATTTACCGCCAGGCCTGCGAGCGGTTCGGCGTTGCGCCGGAAGACGTCCTGTTCGTGGACGACAGCGCCAGGAACATCGAAGGCGCGCGGGCGCTGGGCTTCGACGTCCACCACTTCACCGACCCCGCCGCGCTCCGGCCGGCGCTGGAGGCGCGCGGCCTGCTCTAA
- a CDS encoding dimethylarginine dimethylaminohydrolase family protein, translating to MDPRPQFLMTDAGHFDVCYQINPWMQPTAWRADPAACKAAAQAGSAQLKAALQAAGAHVETIGGVRGLPDLVFPANAAVVLDGRVLLARFRYPERQGEEAVFRSAFEKLRKRGLVEELVDLPEGLFHEGAGDCIWDKDRKLFWAGYGPRSSHGALAVIRRVFGQEVVPLELASDRFYHLDTCFCPLAGGKVLYYPAAFTAPALAAIRARVPEAQRIEASDEEAAAFCVNAVNLDAKVIMARAPASLRAKLRAGGYTLVEVDLDPFILSGGAAYCMTLRLDRTSAPAAAILAAE from the coding sequence ATGGACCCCCGGCCGCAGTTCCTGATGACCGACGCAGGTCATTTCGACGTCTGCTACCAGATCAATCCGTGGATGCAGCCGACCGCCTGGCGCGCCGATCCGGCCGCCTGCAAGGCCGCCGCCCAGGCCGGCTCGGCGCAGCTGAAGGCCGCCCTGCAGGCGGCCGGCGCGCACGTGGAGACCATCGGCGGCGTGCGCGGCCTGCCGGACCTGGTGTTCCCGGCCAACGCCGCGGTGGTGCTGGACGGCCGCGTGCTGCTGGCCCGCTTCCGCTATCCGGAGCGGCAGGGCGAGGAGGCGGTGTTCCGCTCGGCGTTCGAGAAGCTCCGCAAGCGCGGCCTGGTCGAGGAGCTCGTCGATCTGCCGGAGGGCCTGTTCCACGAGGGCGCCGGCGACTGCATCTGGGACAAGGACCGCAAGCTGTTCTGGGCCGGCTACGGGCCGCGCTCCAGCCACGGCGCGCTGGCGGTAATCAGGCGGGTGTTCGGCCAGGAGGTCGTGCCGCTGGAGCTGGCCTCCGACCGCTTCTACCACCTGGACACCTGCTTCTGCCCGCTGGCCGGCGGCAAGGTGCTCTACTACCCGGCCGCCTTCACCGCGCCGGCGCTGGCCGCCATCCGCGCCCGCGTGCCGGAGGCCCAGCGCATCGAGGCCAGCGATGAGGAGGCCGCCGCCTTCTGCGTCAACGCGGTCAACCTCGACGCCAAGGTGATCATGGCCCGCGCCCCGGCCTCGCTGCGCGCCAAGCTGCGGGCCGGTGGCTACACGCTCGTCGAGGTCGACCTCGATCCCTTCATCCTCTCCGGCGGGGCCGCCTACTGCATGACGCTGCGGCTCGATCGGACCAGCGCGCCCGCCGCCGCCATCCTCGCCGCCGAATAG
- a CDS encoding GIY-YIG nuclease family protein — translation MVGRDAFIAVYIMADRMRGTLYIGVTGQLVRRVWEHREGIVPGFTSKYGLKRLVWFEPFEGMLNAIQREKSLKRWPREWKINLIERENPHWDDLYDGIV, via the coding sequence TTGGTCGGGCGCGACGCCTTCATCGCGGTCTACATCATGGCCGACCGCATGCGCGGCACGCTCTACATCGGCGTGACCGGTCAGCTGGTCCGCCGCGTGTGGGAGCATCGTGAAGGGATCGTGCCCGGCTTCACCTCCAAGTACGGACTGAAGCGCCTGGTCTGGTTCGAGCCGTTCGAAGGCATGCTGAACGCCATCCAGCGGGAGAAGTCGCTGAAGCGCTGGCCGCGGGAGTGGAAGATCAACCTGATCGAACGCGAGAACCCGCACTGGGACGATCTCTACGATGGGATCGTGTAG
- the ykgO gene encoding type B 50S ribosomal protein L36, which produces MKVRSSLKSLKTRHRDCKLVRRKGVVYIINKTNPRFKAKQG; this is translated from the coding sequence ATGAAGGTCAGAAGCTCGCTCAAGTCGCTCAAGACGCGTCACCGCGACTGCAAGCTCGTGCGCCGCAAGGGCGTCGTCTACATCATCAACAAGACCAACCCGCGCTTCAAAGCCAAGCAGGGCTGA
- a CDS encoding Lrp/AsnC family transcriptional regulator, with translation MMDDLDRRLLALLRVNSRESVASLAGRLKVSRGTVQNRLEKMTRDDGVIQGFTVKIRPEVEAQRVRAIMCIAIEGERTSAVVRALRGFPEVDKVHTTNGRWDLVAELDTSDLREFSRTLDQIRLVAGIASTETSILLATQKM, from the coding sequence ATGATGGATGACCTGGATCGCCGGCTGCTGGCGCTGTTGCGCGTCAACAGCCGCGAGTCGGTGGCCTCGCTGGCCGGTCGGCTGAAGGTCTCGCGCGGCACCGTGCAGAACCGCCTCGAGAAGATGACCCGCGACGACGGCGTCATCCAGGGCTTCACGGTGAAGATCCGGCCCGAGGTCGAGGCCCAGCGGGTGCGCGCCATCATGTGCATCGCCATCGAGGGCGAGCGCACCAGCGCCGTCGTCAGGGCGCTGCGCGGCTTCCCGGAGGTGGACAAGGTCCACACCACCAACGGCCGCTGGGACCTGGTCGCCGAACTCGACACCAGCGACCTGCGGGAATTCAGCCGCACCCTCGACCAGATCCGCCTGGTCGCCGGCATCGCCTCGACCGAGACCTCGATCCTGCTGGCGACGCAGAAGATGTGA
- a CDS encoding sigma-54-dependent transcriptional regulator — translation MAKTVLVVDDDPTQRRLIQAVLEREGFAVSHAENGDEAMRHLGSGAGVDVVLLDLVMPGISGQDTLAEMRARGFSQPVIVVTATGGIDTVVQAMQAGAVDFFIKPAAPERIIVSIRNALSMGALKGEVDRLKKHQSGRTTFEDLIGSSAPMTMVKRLGERAAKSSIPILITGESGVGKEVIARAVHGSSERAGKPFVAVNCGAIPENLVESILFGHEKGSFTGATDKHLGKFQEANGGTLFLDEVGELPLDIQVKLLRALQESEIDPVGAKRSIKVDVRIVSATNRDLGQAVKDGRFREDLFYRLNVFPIEAPALRERKDDVPALVDAFVRRFNVEEGKSVVGAAPETMAFLAAFDWPGNVRQLENAVYRAIVLADAPYLQPHDFPAISGVAAPPPEAAAPPARTPPARTPVAGMPAALPTPQQLISDLSQDAPVRILDARGHLRTLEEIERDLIQLAIGIYAGHMSEVARRLGIGRSTLYRKVREQGLEDVVKGVSDEADPEAKVA, via the coding sequence ATGGCCAAAACGGTCCTGGTCGTCGACGACGACCCGACGCAACGCCGGCTGATCCAGGCGGTCCTGGAGCGCGAGGGCTTCGCCGTCTCCCATGCGGAGAACGGCGACGAGGCGATGCGCCACCTCGGGTCCGGCGCGGGGGTCGACGTGGTCCTCCTCGACCTCGTCATGCCCGGCATCTCCGGGCAGGACACGCTGGCCGAAATGCGGGCGCGCGGCTTCTCGCAGCCGGTGATCGTGGTCACGGCCACCGGCGGCATCGACACGGTCGTGCAGGCCATGCAGGCCGGGGCCGTCGACTTCTTCATCAAGCCGGCGGCGCCGGAGCGGATCATCGTCTCGATCCGCAACGCGCTGTCGATGGGCGCCCTGAAGGGCGAGGTCGACCGGCTGAAGAAGCACCAGTCCGGCCGCACCACCTTCGAGGACCTGATCGGGTCGTCGGCGCCCATGACCATGGTCAAGCGGCTGGGCGAACGGGCGGCCAAGTCCTCCATCCCGATCCTGATCACCGGCGAAAGCGGCGTCGGCAAGGAAGTCATCGCCCGCGCCGTGCACGGCTCCTCCGAGCGGGCCGGCAAGCCGTTCGTGGCGGTGAACTGCGGGGCGATCCCCGAGAACCTCGTGGAATCCATCCTGTTCGGCCACGAGAAGGGCAGCTTCACCGGCGCCACCGACAAGCATCTGGGCAAGTTCCAGGAGGCCAACGGCGGCACCCTGTTCCTCGACGAGGTCGGCGAGCTGCCGCTGGACATCCAGGTCAAGCTGCTGCGGGCGCTGCAGGAGAGCGAGATCGACCCGGTCGGCGCCAAGCGCTCGATCAAGGTCGACGTCCGCATCGTCTCGGCCACCAACCGCGACCTCGGCCAGGCGGTGAAGGACGGCCGGTTCCGCGAGGACCTGTTCTATCGCCTCAACGTCTTCCCGATCGAGGCCCCGGCCCTGCGCGAGCGCAAGGACGACGTGCCGGCCCTGGTTGACGCCTTCGTCCGCCGCTTCAACGTCGAGGAGGGCAAGTCCGTGGTGGGCGCCGCGCCCGAAACCATGGCCTTCCTGGCCGCCTTCGACTGGCCCGGCAACGTCCGCCAGCTGGAGAACGCGGTCTATCGCGCCATCGTGCTCGCCGACGCGCCCTATCTGCAGCCGCACGACTTCCCGGCGATCTCCGGGGTGGCCGCGCCGCCGCCGGAGGCCGCCGCGCCGCCTGCCCGCACGCCCCCTGCCCGCACGCCCGTGGCCGGCATGCCCGCCGCCCTACCGACGCCGCAGCAGCTGATCAGCGACCTGAGCCAGGACGCGCCGGTGCGCATCCTCGACGCCCGCGGCCATCTGCGCACCCTGGAGGAGATCGAACGCGACCTCATCCAGCTCGCCATCGGCATCTACGCCGGCCACATGAGCGAGGTCGCCCGCCGCCTCGGCATCGGCCGCTCCACCCTCTACCGCAAGGTCCGCGAACAGGGCCTGGAAGACGTGGTGAAGGGCGTTTCCGACGAAGCTGATCCTGAAGCTAAGGTCGCCTGA
- the rocD gene encoding ornithine--oxo-acid transaminase has translation MNDIALRSRTEQLIALEALYGAKNYKPLDVVLTRGEGVYVWDVDGRRYLDCLSAYSAVNQGHCHPKILEAMVEQAGRLTLTSRAFRNDQLAPFYEELCALTHSTKVLPMNSGAEAVESALKVARKWGYEVKGVPADQAEIIVAADNFHGRTVAIVGFSTDPGSRSGFGPFAPGFKVVPYGDARALEAAITPNTVAFLVEPIQGEAGVIIPPAGYLKAARELCTRHNVILILDEIQTGLGRTGKLLAEEHEGIEADLTLIGKALSGGFYPVSAVLSNSEVMGVLHPGEHGSTFGGNPLACAVARAALKVLVEEGMIDNAARIGARLQASLAAIDAPRVKEVRGRGLMLAVELHPDAGGARRVCEGLQARGLLAKETHDHTIRIAPPLILTADQADWIVEQFAAALQ, from the coding sequence ATGAACGACATCGCCCTGCGCTCCCGCACCGAGCAGCTGATCGCGCTGGAGGCCCTCTACGGCGCGAAGAACTACAAGCCCCTCGACGTGGTGCTGACCCGCGGCGAGGGCGTCTATGTCTGGGACGTGGACGGCCGCCGCTACCTGGATTGCCTGTCGGCCTATTCGGCGGTCAACCAGGGCCACTGCCACCCGAAGATCCTGGAGGCCATGGTCGAGCAGGCGGGCCGGCTGACGCTGACCTCGCGCGCCTTCCGCAACGACCAACTGGCGCCCTTCTACGAAGAGCTCTGCGCGCTCACCCACTCCACCAAGGTGCTGCCGATGAACTCCGGCGCGGAGGCCGTGGAGAGCGCCCTGAAGGTCGCCCGCAAGTGGGGCTACGAGGTCAAGGGCGTGCCCGCCGACCAGGCGGAGATCATCGTCGCGGCGGACAACTTCCACGGCCGCACCGTGGCCATCGTCGGCTTCTCCACCGATCCGGGCTCGCGCAGCGGCTTCGGCCCGTTCGCGCCGGGCTTCAAGGTCGTGCCCTATGGCGACGCCAGGGCGCTGGAGGCGGCGATCACCCCCAACACCGTGGCCTTCCTGGTCGAGCCGATCCAGGGCGAGGCCGGCGTGATCATTCCGCCGGCGGGCTACCTGAAGGCCGCGCGCGAGCTCTGCACCCGGCACAACGTCATCCTGATCCTTGACGAGATCCAGACCGGCCTCGGCCGCACCGGCAAGCTGCTGGCCGAGGAGCACGAGGGGATCGAGGCGGACCTGACCCTGATCGGCAAGGCGCTGTCGGGCGGCTTCTATCCGGTCTCCGCCGTGCTCTCGAACTCCGAGGTCATGGGCGTGCTGCATCCGGGCGAGCACGGCTCGACCTTCGGCGGCAACCCGCTGGCCTGCGCGGTGGCGCGCGCGGCGCTGAAGGTGCTGGTCGAGGAAGGCATGATCGACAACGCCGCCCGCATCGGCGCCCGCCTGCAGGCCTCGCTGGCGGCGATCGACGCGCCGCGCGTGAAGGAGGTCCGTGGCCGCGGCCTGATGCTGGCCGTCGAACTGCACCCCGACGCCGGCGGCGCCCGGCGGGTCTGCGAGGGGCTGCAGGCCCGCGGCCTGCTCGCCAAGGAAACCCACGACCACACCATCCGCATCGCCCCGCCGCTGATCCTCACCGCCGACCAGGCCGACTGGATCGTCGAGCAGTTCGCCGCGGCGCTGCAATAA
- a CDS encoding DUF2312 domain-containing protein has protein sequence MADDASAHPDVLNQAAQGQLKSIIERIERLEQEKSEIAEQIKEVFAEAKGNGFDVKILRKVVRIRKQDRAKRMEEDAILDLYLSAIGEI, from the coding sequence ATGGCCGACGACGCTTCCGCCCATCCCGACGTGCTCAACCAGGCGGCCCAGGGCCAGCTGAAGAGCATCATCGAGCGCATCGAACGCCTCGAACAGGAGAAGTCGGAGATCGCCGAGCAGATCAAGGAAGTCTTCGCCGAGGCCAAGGGCAACGGCTTCGACGTCAAGATCCTGCGCAAGGTGGTCCGCATCCGCAAGCAGGACCGCGCCAAGCGGATGGAAGAGGACGCCATCCTCGACCTCTACCTCTCCGCCATCGGAGAGATTTGA